The DNA region ACGTGGACATGGAAGCCGCCGTGGACCAGGCCCTCGATCGCTATGTCGAGGACATCCGCACCCAGTTGCGCGATGCCAAGGCGCGCTATATCACGGTCAGCCGGGTCCAGCGTCAGGTCATCGTCAAGTTCGCGGACCTGCCGGCCCGCGACGCGGGCGAGAAGGTCATCGCCAAACAGTTCGGGGACCTGAAGATGGAGGTCCTGGAGCAGGGCGGCGACTTCCTGGTCACCCTGGCCATGACCCCGACGCAGCAGAAGCAACTCCAGGACTTCGCACTCCAACAGAATGTCACCACCCTGCGTAACCGGGTGAACGCCTTGGGCGTGGCGGAGCCGAATATCGCCCGTCAGGGCGACCGGCGTATCGTGGTCCAACTGCCCGGCGCCCAGGACCCGGGGCGACTCAAGGAGATTCTGGGGGCCACCGCGACCCTGGAATACCGTCTGGTGGACACCGAGCACAGTGTGGCCGATGCCGAGGCGGGCAAGGTGCCCGCGGCCAGCCGGCTCTACCGTGATCGGGATGGGCGCCCGGTCCTGCTCAAGCGCCGGGTCATCGTCACCGGCGATCAGATCACCGACGCCGCCTCCGGATTCGACTCCCAGAGTGGCACGCCCATGGTCACCGTTGCCCTGGACGGCCCTGGCGGCCGGCGCATGCTCGACATGACCACCGAGAATGTGGGTAAGCCCATGGCCGTGGTCTTTATCGAGAACCGGACCACCACCAAGCAGGTGGACGGCAAGCCGGTGAAGACCACCGCGAAGGTGGAGGAGGTGATCAGCGTCGCCACCATCCGCGAGCCCTTCGGCAAGCGCTTCCAGACCACTGGCCTGGACTCCTCCGAGGAGGCCCACAACCTGGCCCTGCTACTGCGCGCCGGCGCCCTGGCCGCCCCCATCCAAATCGTGGAGGAGCGTACCGTGGGCCCCAGCCTGGGTCAGGACAACATTGACCAGGGCCTGATGTCGGTGATCATCGGCTTCCTCGCCGTCGTCGTCTTCATGGCCTTCTATTACTCTTGGTTCGGGGTGGTCGCCAACGTGGTGCTGATGCTGAACCTGGTGCTGATCGTGGCGGTCATGGCCTTGCTGGGGGCGACCCTGACCATGCCGGGTATCGCGGGCATGGTGTTGACCATCGGCATGGCGGTGGACGCCAACGTCCTGATCTTCGAACGGATGCGCGAGGAAATCCGCAATGGCAATACCCCCCAGGCCAGCATCGCCGCGGGCTATGACAAGGCCCTGTCGGCCATCATTGACGGTAACGTCACCACCCTGATCGCCGCCGTGGTCCTCTTCAGCTTCGGCACGGGGCCGATCAAGGGCTTCGCCGTTACCCTGACCGTGGGTCTCATCGCATCCATGTTCACCGCCATCACCTGCAGCCGCGCCATGATCAATTGGATCTGGGGCGGTCGGCGCTTAGCGCGCCTGCCCGTCTGAGGGACCCATCATGCGTGAAATCAAGTTTGGCACCATTGACTACATGGCCCACCGCTGGAAGGCCCTGGTCTTCTCCGGCGTGCTCATTTTTATCACCTTTGTCTCGCTGGCGGTCCAAGGCCTGAACTACGGCCTGGACTTCACCGGCGGTACCGTCATCGAGCTGGGCTATCAGGAGCCGACCGACACCGCCGAGGTGCGCGATGTCCTGGAAGCCGCAGGTCTGTCGGGGATCACGGTGCAGCACTTCGGCAGCAACCGCGACATCCTGCTGCGCATCCCCCCCAGCGGTGAAACCAATAATGCCGCCCTGAGCCAAAAGGTGTTCGATACCCTGGCGGCGTCCGTCGGCGGCAAGGTGGAGATGCGGCGGGTGGAGTTCGTGGGTCCCCAGGTCGGGAAGGAACTGACCGAGCAGGGCGGCCTGGCCGTCCTTTATTCGGTCTTCGGTATCCTCCTCTATGTCGCCCTGCGCTTCGAGTGGCGCTTCTCCGTGGGCGCCATTGCCGCCACCATCCATGACGCCATCATCTGTCTCGGTGTTTTCACCCTCTTCCAGCTTGAGTTCGATCTCAATGTCCTGGCCTCCATCCTGACCGTGATCGGCTACTCGCTCAACGATACCATCGTCATCTTCGATAGGGTCCGCGAGAATTTCCGCAAGGTGCGCAAGGGCTCACCCCTGGAGATCATGAACCAGTCGGTCAACGAGACCATGTCGCGGACCATCATCACCGCCGGTACCGTCTTCCTGGTGGTCGTGGCGCTTTATCTCTTTGGTGGCGAGACCCTGCGTGGCTTCTCCCTGGTCATGATCGTGGGCGTCATCTCCGGCACCTTCTCCACCATCTACATCGCCAGCAACGTGGCGATCCTCCTGGGTGTCAGCCCCGCCAACCTGGCCCTGGTCAAGAAGGAAGGGGATGGCGCGGGGGCGCAGGTCTAGCGGGGTGCGCCCCGCTCGGTTAAGGGGTACCTGCCCGCTGGCCGTCCCCCGGGCGCTCGCGCGCTTGTCTCCCTTCCGTCAATGGATTGAGTGTCTTGGCTTGGCGTCATCCCGTCCGCCCTGAGGTGGCGGAGGGGTGATTAGCCCCCGCCATTCGCGAACCCTTATGAATTATCAAGGTGTTCTATTCCGGCTATGACCGGCAACCTGATAGACCTAAAATAAAGATGGAAAGCCACCTGATCTTCAATCTTCTCGCCGTCGTCCTGCTGGTGATGGGCAACGCCTTTTTCGTCGGTTCCGAGATCGCCTTGACCTCGGCGCGGCGCAGCCGCATCAAGCAATTGGCGGATACCGGAAACAAGGCCGCTCGCACCGTGCAATTGCTGCACAAGGAGCCGGAACGCTTCTACTCGGTGACCCAGATCGGCATCACCCTGGTCTCCCTCGCCCTGGGCGCCATCGGCATCACCACCATGGAACATCTCATCGATCCTGTGTTCGAGGCCATGGCCATCAGCTTCTCCGGCGGCCAGTCCCTGGTGGATGTCGCTCATACCGCTGCCTATATCTTTGGCTTTGTCGTCATCTCCTTCCTGCACGTGGTGGGTGGCGAACTGGCGCCCAAGGTATTGGCCTTCCACAAGGCCGAGACCCTGAGCCTGGCCGTCGCCGGCATCATGAACTTTCTCTACTCTAGTCTCAAACCCTTGATCTGGATTATGAATAAGTCCTCCGAGGGCTTGCTTTGGGTTTTCGGTCAGCGCGATCTGGCCAAGGAAGGGGCCGGGCACTTTTCCATTACGGAGGAGGAGATTCGTACCATCCTGACGGCGAGCGAACATGACGGGGTACTCAACGCGGAGGAGACCCAGATGATCCGGGGGGTGTTCGACCTCGACGAGCAGCAGGTCAGGGATGCCATGGTGCCGCGTACCGACATCACCGCCATGAACAAGGATGCCACGGTGGCGGAGGCCTTGATTATGTTCAGGGAGGGTCGCCATGCCCGTTACCCGGTTTATGATGTCAACCTGGACGATATGGTGGGCATGATCGCCATCAAGGAACTTCTCAGTAGCCTGGCCGATACGGATGATGTTGCCCCCATCAAGCAGCACCGCATCGGCGATATCATGCTGCCCCTGCATATTGTCCCCGAGACCCTGGCCCTCAGCGAACTGCTCAAGGATTTCAAGCGCACGGGTCAGCAGCTTGCCATCGTGGTGGACGAATATGGTGGCACCGCCGGCATGATTACGCTGGAGGATATCCTGGAGGAGATCGTTGGCGACTACTCGGATGAATTCAGCAAGCACAAACACCGTTACGTCAAGAAGTTAAGCGGCAGCCAATACGCCATCGACGCGGGCATCCGGACCTCCGATCTGGAATCCCTGGTGAACTTCCCCTTCCCGGACGGTGACTTTGTCACGCTGGGTGGCCTGGTGTACCACCAACTGGGTCGCATCCCACAGATTGGCGACGAGGTGCCTCTGGAAGGTGCCCGCCTGCAGGTGCTGGAGATGGACAAACACCGCATCACCAAGGTCCTCTTCCAGGATTTGGCGATCGCCGAGGATGGCACCGTGGGACTGGCCGAATCCGTATCCTTGCCGGACGAGGAGCCAGTCTCCTAGGCCGCGCCTCTGGTCTTTTGTCCCCAAGTCATGGTAACCTTGCCGTTCATATTTTTGTCAATTCGGGGTAACTATCTGCATTTTATAGCAAATTGTTGATTTTTATCCCGATCGATTAACGAGGTTACTCTTGAATACACGACACGAACCCCGCTCCAAGGCTCGGTTTCCTCGCTTCAGGATTGCCAGAATCTCTCCATTCACGCTGATGATAGCCCTGGCGTTACCCATCGGCTTTTCATCCCACGCGGATGCGGGCAGTAAGAAGTGGAATAAGGGCGATAAGTCCTCCGAGAGCCACCAGGTGGGCAAGGCTTCCTGGTACGGTCCCGGATTCCATGGCAAGAAAACCGCGAGTGGTCACGTCTTCAATCAAAATGCCCTTACCGCCGCCCATCCCCGCTTGCCCTTGGGGACCCGGGCCCAGGTCACCAATCTCAGGAATGGCAAGCAGGTCGAGGTGACCATCAATGACCGGGGCCCCCACCGGGGCGGTCGCATCATCGATCTCTCCCGGGCCGCCGCCAAGAAGCTGGCCATGGGTGGAACGGCCCGCGTCAGCGTCGTGGCCCTGGCCGACTAACGACGGGCACCTTAATAGGCCGCCGCTTCGGGAGTCGAGGCGGCCTAGCTTTCTCAAGGCTGGCGGCTCCCGCCAGCCCACCCTGTAAAACCCTCAATCGCGTACCCAGTTATCCTCCTGGGTACCCTGTTCTTGAAGCCCCAGAGTCCCCGGGGCGGGGTGTATCCCACTCCAATCCCCGCCCCTCAACCAAATTCAAGAGGCATTCAGGTAAGAAACCATGGCGGAACAAAAACTTGGTAACCCGGCGGTCGTTGGCCTGGCGGGCTTCGGTCTCACGACCCTGGTGCTGCAATTCCACAACGTCGGCTGGATGCCCAGCATTGGGCCCGTGGTATGGTTGGGACTCATCTTCGGTGGCCTGGCGCAACTGATCGCCGGACTTCAGGAGCAGAAGACGGGCAACAACTTCGGCTATTGCGCCTTCACCTCCTACGGCGCCTTCTGGATTGCCCTGGCGCTGATGCTGATCGCCAACAAATTCGATCTCTTCAAAGCCAGCACCGAGGATGTCGGCTGGTTCCTCGTCGCCTGGACCCTGTTTACGGCCATCCTCTGGGTGGGCTCCCTGCGTATCCATGGCGCCATGGCCGTCACCTTCAGCTTGCTGCTGGCCGGCTTCGTCCTCTTGGATCTGGCGCACTTTGGCTACCCGCAAATGACGGTCGTCGCCGGTTATACCCTGATCCTGTGCGCCTTGTCGGCCTGGTACATGATGGCTCGTATCATCCTGAACGAGCTTTATGGGCGTGAGCTCCTGCCCGCGGGTAAGGCCTGGTTAGGCTGAGGGCGCCTTTTCAGCGCCAGATTTATCCCTGATCGGCAAAATTCGATTCAAGAGGACCTCAATGATGGGAAAAACTCAGTTTGCCCTGGCCAGTCTGATCCTGACCCTGGGCCTTACCCCCGCTTCCCCCTGGGCCGCCGATCCCGCCATCGCCTCCGCCGAGGAGGTCGTGGCCAAGGTACGGGAGGCCGCCAAATATCTGGAAGACAAGGGCCTGGCCGGTTTCTCGGATTTCAACAATAACAAGGATGCCCGTTGGGTCTGGAAGGACAGCTATGTCTTTGTCTATAGCTGCCGAGACGATGTGATGATCGCCCACCCCCTGCGCCCCGACCTGGTGGGCAAACCCATCCTGCAAATGCGCGACGACAAGGACCACCCCTTGTTCCAGGACATGTGCAAGGCGGGCGAGAACCGAGAGGGCGGCTGGGTCGAGTACTGGTGGCCAAAGCCAGGCGAGGCGAAGGCCTCCCGCAAGATCTCCTACGTTCATAGCGCGCCGGTCTCCTTCAAGTCGGATATCCAGGTCGGCGCCGGCATCTATGACGAGAGTCTCACCCCCGCCGATTTAAGCAAGATCGTGACGGATTTTGCCAAGCCCCAGAAATCGGTGCCCTGATTGGTTAGCTGATCCCTTGTAAGGTGCCCCTATGCCTAGCCTGACTCTGTTCCGCCTTGGCCTCTGCGTCCTGATGGTCCTTGTCTCCTTGCTGGGTGGCCCGTCCAGGGTCCTGGCCGCCATCCCCCACCTGCACGCCACCTCGGACCCCGTCCCCAATGCGGCGGTCTATCAGTGCCCCATGCACCCATGGATCAAATCGGATAAACCGGGCGACCGCTGTACCATCTGCGGCATGGAACTGGTCGCCGTCGCCCAGGAGGGCGATGGGACGATCGATCCTGATCGGGTCACCCTCAACGCCGCCCAGGCCGCCGTGACCGGGGTGCAAACCAGCCCGGTGATTCGGGGCACCCTCACCCGCACCCTGCGCGTCAGCGGGGTCATTGAGGACGACGACACCCGCCACCGCATCCTGGCCGCCCGGGTGCCGGGTCGGATCGAAAAGCTCCAGGTCAACTATGTGGGTGCCGAGGTCGAGGCCGGGGCGCCGCTCGCCACCGTCTTCAGCCCCGAGATGCTCACCGCCCAGCGCCAGTATGTCGAGCGCATCAAGGCCGGCGCCGTCGCCTCGTCCCTCTCCGAACGCGCGGCCGCCCGCGAGCGCCTGCTGGAGCTGGGCCTGACCGAGGAGGAGATCGTGATTCTGGAGGGCACCCACAAGCCCACCGCCATGGTCAACATCCGCGCCCCCCTGTCCGGCACCGTCATCAGCCGCGCGGTTTACGAAGGCCAATACGTCAAGACCAACGATCCCCTCTTCGAGATCGGGGACTTCTCGCGCATGTGGTTCGTATTCGACGCCTACGAGCCGGACCTGGCCTGGTTGCGCGTCGGCCAGACCGTCGAGGTCTCGATCCCCTCCCAGCCCGGCCAGGTCTTGACCGCCCCCATCAGCTTCATCGATCCCAGCCTCAATGAGATGACCCGCACGGCGCGGGTGCGGGTGACCCTGGAGAACCCTGAACGCCAGCTCCGTTACCGCCAGACCGCCCAGGCGGCGGTGGCCATCACCGCCCCGGAGACCCTGCTCGCGCCGCGGGCCGCCATTCTGCAACATGGCGAGCGGCCCATCGCCTATGTCGAGGAGGCCGGGCAGGGCTATCGGGCGCGGGAGGTCCGGCTCGGGCGGGTGGGCGATACCCAGGTGGAAATCCTGAGTGGCCTCGCCGAGGGTGATCGGCTGGTGACCCAGGCCGCCCTGATCCTCGATTCCCAGGCGCAACTCGCCCATGCCGCCATCCAGGTCGCGGCGGCCGAACCGGTCCCGGTCCTGCCCGCCAAGGTGGACGCCAGCACCCCAGGCCACGATGAGACCGCCACCGGGCTCCTCCGCACCCTGGTGCTTGTGACCGCCGATGCTGCCAGCGCCCTTGCCAGCGATGACCTGTCTGGATATCAGAAGCAGGTGCCCGCCCTGCGGGAGGCCCTCGCCGCCTATCTGGCGGGCCATCCCCCGGCCAGCCGCGCGGGCCTGGCGGCCTTGACCGGCAAGCTGACCGAGGCCCCCGATCTGGAGGCCGCGCGCCATGCCTTCGAGCCCTTCAGCACCGCCGTGGCGGACCTGGCCCAGGAGGAGCATCTGCGTCATCGCGGGGATATCTGGATCTATCAGTGCCCCATGAGTCCGGTGCTGGGTACCGCGCGCTGGCCCTCGCGCACCCCGCAACTGCGCAACCCCTTCTTTGGTCCCGCCATGTTGGGCTGCGGCGACGAGGTCAAGTAGGCCTGCCCATGATCGCCCGCCTCATCCAGGGGTCCCTGCACCACCGCTTCCTGGTCATCAGCGGTTTCCTCGCCCTGTGCGCCTGGGGACTGGTGGCGATCAACCGGGTACCGATCGACGCCATCCCCGACCTCTCGGAGAATCAGGTCATCGTTTACGCCGACTGGCCGGGGCGTTCACCCCAGGAGGTCGAGGATCAGATCACCTACCCGCTCTCGGTCTCCTTGCAGGGCCTCGCCGGGGTCAAGACGGTGCGGGCCAGTTCGATGTTTGGCTTCTCCTTTCTCACCGTCATCTTTGCCGACGCGGTCGATGTCTATTTTGCCCGCACCCGGGTCCTGGAACGCCTCAATTCCCTGGGTGACCTGCTGCCCCAGGGCGTGACGGCGCGGCTCGGACCCGATGCCACCGGGCTTGGCTGGGTCTTTCAGTACTATCTCAAGGACGAGTCGGGCACTCAGGACCTGGGTTCGCTGCGCACCATTCAGGATACCTATGTCCGCTATCAGCTCGCCGCCGTGCCGGGGGTGGCCGAGGTCGCCAGCATGGGCGGCTTCGTGCGCCAGTATCAGATCGAGGTCTCGTCCCTCAAGCTGAAGCAATATGGCGCTACCCTGGGCGAGGTCATGGACGCCGTGGCCGC from Chromatiaceae bacterium includes:
- the secD gene encoding protein translocase subunit SecD, whose amino-acid sequence is MNRYPLWKNLLILGVILVSLVLALPNFFPQDPSIEVSAARKTEMTAASADEIRATLENAKVPFKRIDTLEGGKILVRFDSSGDQLRGQEAIESSLSARYRSALTLSTDLPGWIKALGLKPMTLGLDLRGGVYVLIDVDMEAAVDQALDRYVEDIRTQLRDAKARYITVSRVQRQVIVKFADLPARDAGEKVIAKQFGDLKMEVLEQGGDFLVTLAMTPTQQKQLQDFALQQNVTTLRNRVNALGVAEPNIARQGDRRIVVQLPGAQDPGRLKEILGATATLEYRLVDTEHSVADAEAGKVPAASRLYRDRDGRPVLLKRRVIVTGDQITDAASGFDSQSGTPMVTVALDGPGGRRMLDMTTENVGKPMAVVFIENRTTTKQVDGKPVKTTAKVEEVISVATIREPFGKRFQTTGLDSSEEAHNLALLLRAGALAAPIQIVEERTVGPSLGQDNIDQGLMSVIIGFLAVVVFMAFYYSWFGVVANVVLMLNLVLIVAVMALLGATLTMPGIAGMVLTIGMAVDANVLIFERMREEIRNGNTPQASIAAGYDKALSAIIDGNVTTLIAAVVLFSFGTGPIKGFAVTLTVGLIASMFTAITCSRAMINWIWGGRRLARLPV
- the secF gene encoding protein translocase subunit SecF; protein product: MREIKFGTIDYMAHRWKALVFSGVLIFITFVSLAVQGLNYGLDFTGGTVIELGYQEPTDTAEVRDVLEAAGLSGITVQHFGSNRDILLRIPPSGETNNAALSQKVFDTLAASVGGKVEMRRVEFVGPQVGKELTEQGGLAVLYSVFGILLYVALRFEWRFSVGAIAATIHDAIICLGVFTLFQLEFDLNVLASILTVIGYSLNDTIVIFDRVRENFRKVRKGSPLEIMNQSVNETMSRTIITAGTVFLVVVALYLFGGETLRGFSLVMIVGVISGTFSTIYIASNVAILLGVSPANLALVKKEGDGAGAQV
- a CDS encoding HlyC/CorC family transporter, giving the protein MESHLIFNLLAVVLLVMGNAFFVGSEIALTSARRSRIKQLADTGNKAARTVQLLHKEPERFYSVTQIGITLVSLALGAIGITTMEHLIDPVFEAMAISFSGGQSLVDVAHTAAYIFGFVVISFLHVVGGELAPKVLAFHKAETLSLAVAGIMNFLYSSLKPLIWIMNKSSEGLLWVFGQRDLAKEGAGHFSITEEEIRTILTASEHDGVLNAEETQMIRGVFDLDEQQVRDAMVPRTDITAMNKDATVAEALIMFREGRHARYPVYDVNLDDMVGMIAIKELLSSLADTDDVAPIKQHRIGDIMLPLHIVPETLALSELLKDFKRTGQQLAIVVDEYGGTAGMITLEDILEEIVGDYSDEFSKHKHRYVKKLSGSQYAIDAGIRTSDLESLVNFPFPDGDFVTLGGLVYHQLGRIPQIGDEVPLEGARLQVLEMDKHRITKVLFQDLAIAEDGTVGLAESVSLPDEEPVS
- a CDS encoding septal ring lytic transglycosylase RlpA family protein, which translates into the protein MIALALPIGFSSHADAGSKKWNKGDKSSESHQVGKASWYGPGFHGKKTASGHVFNQNALTAAHPRLPLGTRAQVTNLRNGKQVEVTINDRGPHRGGRIIDLSRAAAKKLAMGGTARVSVVALAD
- a CDS encoding acetate uptake transporter: MAEQKLGNPAVVGLAGFGLTTLVLQFHNVGWMPSIGPVVWLGLIFGGLAQLIAGLQEQKTGNNFGYCAFTSYGAFWIALALMLIANKFDLFKASTEDVGWFLVAWTLFTAILWVGSLRIHGAMAVTFSLLLAGFVLLDLAHFGYPQMTVVAGYTLILCALSAWYMMARIILNELYGRELLPAGKAWLG
- a CDS encoding cache domain-containing protein; this encodes MGKTQFALASLILTLGLTPASPWAADPAIASAEEVVAKVREAAKYLEDKGLAGFSDFNNNKDARWVWKDSYVFVYSCRDDVMIAHPLRPDLVGKPILQMRDDKDHPLFQDMCKAGENREGGWVEYWWPKPGEAKASRKISYVHSAPVSFKSDIQVGAGIYDESLTPADLSKIVTDFAKPQKSVP
- a CDS encoding efflux RND transporter periplasmic adaptor subunit — its product is MPSLTLFRLGLCVLMVLVSLLGGPSRVLAAIPHLHATSDPVPNAAVYQCPMHPWIKSDKPGDRCTICGMELVAVAQEGDGTIDPDRVTLNAAQAAVTGVQTSPVIRGTLTRTLRVSGVIEDDDTRHRILAARVPGRIEKLQVNYVGAEVEAGAPLATVFSPEMLTAQRQYVERIKAGAVASSLSERAAARERLLELGLTEEEIVILEGTHKPTAMVNIRAPLSGTVISRAVYEGQYVKTNDPLFEIGDFSRMWFVFDAYEPDLAWLRVGQTVEVSIPSQPGQVLTAPISFIDPSLNEMTRTARVRVTLENPERQLRYRQTAQAAVAITAPETLLAPRAAILQHGERPIAYVEEAGQGYRAREVRLGRVGDTQVEILSGLAEGDRLVTQAALILDSQAQLAHAAIQVAAAEPVPVLPAKVDASTPGHDETATGLLRTLVLVTADAASALASDDLSGYQKQVPALREALAAYLAGHPPASRAGLAALTGKLTEAPDLEAARHAFEPFSTAVADLAQEEHLRHRGDIWIYQCPMSPVLGTARWPSRTPQLRNPFFGPAMLGCGDEVK